A single region of the Bacteroides luhongzhouii genome encodes:
- a CDS encoding TonB-dependent receptor → MEKDSPFSSTGRRCIVALMCIFVTAFVYAQQQKISVSIKELPLKEAISQIAEKASMHVAYSKEFVDTSRKVSLEVKDTEVNKALTLLLKGTNIGFRFLDDSILFYNKEYQNKNEPVDSQGSKRELYVKGKVTDENAEPIIGATVSVKGSTTGTITDVNGQYSIKVPYGSTLRYSYVGYREESVIAKETTVNVVMKEDAVSLEDVVVVGYGVQKKVNVTGAVSMVKAEAIENRPITNVTTGLQGLLPGVSIVSSSGQPGAVPSINIRGTGTINSSTAPLILIDGVAGGDINLLNPSDIESVSVLKDAASSAIYGARAANGVILVTTKKGEKKERVVFQYNGYAGFQTPTALPELVNGREYMELSNEAMSAAGFSKPYTQEAFDKYDSGLYPNEYSNTDWIDEIYKSRAFQTGHNVSARGGSEKTGFFMSYGFLDQDGLIVGDGYSSKRHNARISVNTEVYDRLKLTGQMSYVDFYKKDLGYSGTSGVFRLSQRMSPLLPVMWQIPDENGRMVDSENWSYGSVRNPLQVAYESGMEERKTRVLNGIFNADLKIIDGLNVGMQYSANIYTRQVDEFNPKMLSYYSDGSPLKANEDAKDYISQSHLDVMTQTLQFTLNFNKTIGRHELGALLGFSQEWENRSTLGATRDNVMVEDIHVISAGMINFMNSGTKDEWALRSYFGRVNYAFDGKYLFEANLRADGTSRFAKGNRWGYFPSFSAGWNFSREKFMEFATSVLSSGKLRASWGELGNQNIPGNYYPYLSPIITEESYPIGASNTPVMGLWQNKIGNPDIKWETIRMLNFGVDLSFLNNRLNVDFDWYKKENIDALVRPDVPAIVGVSSSNVGYVNLGKIDVKGWELNLSWRDKIGSVNYNLGFNLSDARNKITDLGGTPESLTSTASGSYRRVGDPIGAFYGYLTDGLAQVYDFESVNTTTGKYQKPKFPLVASQNGIVQPGDIKYRDISGPDGAPDGVIDDYDKVVFGEKEPHYTYAIKGGLEWKGIDFSFYLQGVGKVAGYLEDEARHAFINDYSIPKKEHLDRWTPMNPNASYPRLYQSQEHNRLFSDYWKEDASYLRLKNIQIGYRFPARMVAPLGINSLRVYASADNLFTKTDYFGAYDPEVRTTSGDVYPQVKTYVFGLSITF, encoded by the coding sequence ATGGAAAAAGATTCTCCTTTTTCATCCACCGGCAGAAGGTGTATTGTAGCCCTAATGTGCATATTTGTCACTGCTTTTGTTTATGCACAACAGCAAAAAATATCGGTTAGTATCAAAGAGCTTCCTCTTAAAGAGGCTATCAGTCAGATAGCAGAGAAGGCTTCAATGCATGTAGCCTATAGCAAAGAATTTGTGGATACGAGTAGGAAAGTGTCATTGGAGGTAAAAGACACAGAGGTAAACAAAGCACTAACTCTTTTGCTAAAAGGGACTAACATTGGGTTCCGTTTCCTGGATGACAGTATTTTATTTTATAATAAAGAATATCAAAATAAAAATGAACCTGTTGATTCGCAAGGAAGTAAAAGGGAACTATACGTGAAAGGTAAAGTTACTGATGAGAATGCGGAACCGATCATCGGAGCCACCGTATCGGTAAAAGGATCGACTACAGGTACAATCACTGATGTCAATGGTCAGTATTCCATCAAGGTACCCTATGGAAGTACACTTAGGTACTCATACGTCGGCTATCGTGAAGAAAGCGTCATAGCGAAAGAAACGACAGTAAACGTAGTGATGAAAGAGGATGCTGTCAGTCTGGAAGATGTAGTAGTTGTAGGCTACGGCGTGCAAAAGAAAGTGAATGTAACAGGTGCTGTATCTATGGTTAAAGCGGAGGCTATTGAGAACAGACCTATTACTAACGTAACTACGGGGCTGCAAGGATTGTTGCCTGGAGTTAGTATCGTTTCCTCTTCGGGGCAGCCGGGTGCTGTGCCAAGTATCAACATTCGTGGTACGGGAACCATCAACAGTAGTACAGCGCCTTTAATCTTGATTGATGGGGTAGCCGGGGGAGACATCAATTTATTGAATCCTTCGGATATCGAAAGCGTATCAGTACTGAAAGACGCTGCTTCATCAGCCATTTATGGAGCACGTGCCGCTAACGGTGTTATTCTTGTAACGACTAAAAAGGGAGAAAAGAAAGAACGGGTAGTATTCCAATATAACGGATATGCCGGGTTCCAGACTCCCACAGCATTGCCCGAACTTGTTAACGGAAGGGAATACATGGAACTCTCCAATGAAGCCATGAGTGCGGCCGGATTTTCCAAGCCCTATACCCAAGAGGCTTTCGATAAATATGATTCGGGACTGTATCCCAACGAATATTCCAATACTGACTGGATTGACGAAATATACAAAAGCCGGGCTTTTCAAACGGGGCATAATGTGAGCGCACGGGGTGGAAGCGAGAAAACCGGATTTTTTATGTCGTATGGTTTCCTGGATCAGGATGGACTGATTGTAGGTGACGGATATAGTTCCAAGAGACATAATGCGCGTATCAGTGTAAACACGGAGGTGTATGATCGTCTGAAACTGACCGGACAGATGAGCTATGTTGATTTCTATAAAAAGGACTTAGGTTATAGTGGCACATCAGGAGTATTCCGCCTGTCACAGCGTATGTCTCCGTTACTTCCCGTCATGTGGCAAATTCCTGACGAGAATGGCCGGATGGTAGATAGTGAGAACTGGTCGTACGGTTCGGTACGTAACCCCTTGCAGGTAGCTTATGAGTCGGGAATGGAAGAACGGAAAACTCGTGTGCTCAATGGTATTTTCAATGCAGATCTCAAAATTATAGACGGGCTGAACGTAGGTATGCAGTACTCTGCTAATATATATACCCGCCAGGTGGATGAATTTAACCCGAAGATGTTGTCTTATTACTCGGACGGTAGCCCGTTGAAAGCAAATGAAGATGCCAAGGACTATATCTCACAAAGCCATCTTGACGTTATGACCCAAACGTTGCAATTCACCCTGAATTTTAATAAAACCATAGGGCGCCACGAGTTGGGAGCGTTGTTGGGATTCTCGCAAGAATGGGAAAACAGAAGCACACTGGGTGCTACACGTGATAATGTGATGGTTGAGGATATTCACGTTATTAGTGCCGGAATGATTAATTTTATGAATAGCGGAACAAAAGACGAGTGGGCTTTGCGTTCTTACTTTGGTCGTGTCAACTATGCTTTTGACGGTAAATACCTGTTTGAAGCTAACCTGCGTGCTGATGGAACTTCAAGATTTGCCAAGGGCAATCGTTGGGGATATTTTCCATCTTTCTCGGCAGGATGGAACTTTTCACGTGAAAAATTCATGGAGTTCGCTACTTCGGTATTGAGTTCGGGTAAGCTGCGTGCTTCCTGGGGTGAGTTGGGAAATCAAAATATTCCTGGTAATTACTATCCCTACTTGTCACCTATCATAACCGAGGAGTCCTATCCTATCGGAGCTTCTAATACACCTGTTATGGGACTTTGGCAAAACAAAATCGGTAATCCTGATATCAAGTGGGAAACCATCCGCATGCTTAATTTCGGAGTAGATCTTAGTTTTTTGAACAATAGACTGAATGTGGACTTTGATTGGTATAAGAAAGAAAATATTGACGCATTGGTTCGTCCCGATGTTCCGGCTATTGTCGGAGTTTCCAGTAGTAACGTAGGTTATGTCAATCTTGGTAAGATTGATGTCAAAGGATGGGAACTCAATCTGTCATGGCGTGATAAGATCGGAAGTGTAAATTACAATCTCGGGTTCAATCTGTCGGATGCCCGTAATAAGATTACCGATTTGGGTGGAACTCCGGAGTCTCTGACCAGTACGGCTTCCGGTTCGTATCGTCGGGTAGGTGATCCGATAGGTGCTTTCTATGGTTATCTGACTGATGGACTGGCGCAAGTGTATGACTTCGAATCGGTGAATACAACTACAGGTAAGTACCAGAAACCAAAATTCCCTCTTGTTGCATCACAAAACGGCATTGTACAGCCCGGAGATATTAAGTATCGGGACATTAGTGGTCCTGACGGCGCTCCCGATGGGGTAATTGATGACTACGACAAAGTGGTGTTTGGCGAGAAAGAGCCCCATTACACCTATGCAATCAAGGGTGGTTTGGAATGGAAAGGCATTGATTTCAGTTTCTATTTGCAAGGAGTAGGCAAAGTTGCCGGTTACCTTGAGGATGAGGCCCGGCATGCGTTTATCAATGACTACTCAATCCCTAAAAAAGAGCATCTTGACAGATGGACGCCTATGAATCCAAATGCTTCTTATCCCAGACTTTATCAGTCGCAGGAGCACAACAGGCTCTTCAGTGACTACTGGAAAGAGGATGCATCGTACTTGCGCCTGAAGAATATTCAGATAGGTTATCGTTTTCCTGCCCGGATGGTGGCACCTCTTGGCATTAATAGTCTTAGAGTATATGCTTCGGCAGATAACTTATTTACTAAAACCGATTACTTCGGGGCTTATGACCCTGAAGTGAGGACCACCAGCGGAGATGTCTATCCGCAAGTAAAAACCTATGTTTTTGGATTATCAATAACATTCTAA